A window of Corallococcus macrosporus DSM 14697 contains these coding sequences:
- a CDS encoding TIGR02270 family protein, with amino-acid sequence MVLEDVLEEHLDEAAFRWLQWERALEAPDFTLLDVASQEAQLAAHLHGLVLGGAEAAESLLWPALDSGEATRITAAAYVLLGQGHVQALLDFMAGGAPEARAAVRRAVELSAAPNLGEHLLPLLKREDVSLRAHLLEALAFRYEAPPDLLAEYFLHDEPQARMAALRASSPLREDTVRHLLPRLLESEHPGIRAAAMEAGLASGARMAWEACRQAVRACNAHSHQAMVLLALFGTDADTALLVDMLEGRDMRPHVLWALGFSGRLGAMEACLALLEDPLVARLAGEAFSAMTGLQLEGLHALPPGERPEGAPLPPELQEDLDADLVPKPEDDLPWPCIGAVRYWWKEARPRFHAERRYLNGQLLEGPVLLEALTHGPMRRRHVLARELAIRGKGQHRIPTRAFSPRQRAALAQARVACEQLRLFPLERTLR; translated from the coding sequence ATGGTGCTGGAGGACGTGCTGGAGGAGCACCTGGACGAGGCGGCCTTCCGGTGGCTGCAATGGGAGCGGGCCCTGGAAGCCCCGGACTTCACCCTCTTGGACGTGGCGAGCCAGGAAGCGCAGTTGGCGGCGCACCTGCATGGACTGGTGCTGGGCGGCGCGGAGGCCGCCGAGTCCTTGCTCTGGCCCGCACTGGACTCCGGAGAAGCAACGCGAATCACCGCTGCCGCGTATGTGCTGCTGGGCCAGGGACACGTCCAGGCCCTCCTCGACTTCATGGCTGGTGGCGCGCCCGAGGCGAGGGCGGCGGTCCGACGCGCGGTGGAGTTGAGCGCCGCCCCCAACCTGGGTGAGCACCTGCTCCCGCTGCTGAAGCGGGAGGACGTCTCCCTGCGGGCCCACCTCTTGGAGGCGCTGGCCTTCCGGTACGAAGCGCCTCCTGATTTGCTTGCGGAGTACTTCCTCCACGATGAGCCGCAGGCGCGAATGGCGGCGTTACGCGCCAGCTCGCCTCTTCGCGAGGACACGGTGCGCCACCTCCTCCCTCGACTCCTCGAGTCCGAGCACCCGGGGATTCGCGCCGCGGCGATGGAGGCCGGCCTCGCTTCGGGCGCGCGCATGGCCTGGGAGGCCTGCCGCCAGGCGGTGCGCGCGTGCAATGCCCACTCGCACCAAGCCATGGTGCTGCTCGCCCTCTTCGGCACCGACGCCGACACGGCCCTGCTGGTGGACATGTTGGAAGGGCGGGACATGCGCCCGCATGTCCTCTGGGCCCTGGGCTTCAGCGGGCGCCTCGGGGCCATGGAGGCCTGCCTCGCGCTGCTGGAGGACCCCCTGGTGGCACGGCTGGCGGGGGAAGCCTTCTCGGCCATGACGGGCCTGCAGTTGGAGGGCCTCCATGCCCTCCCTCCCGGCGAGAGGCCCGAAGGAGCGCCCCTGCCACCCGAACTCCAGGAGGACCTGGACGCCGACCTGGTGCCCAAACCCGAGGATGACCTGCCCTGGCCGTGCATTGGCGCGGTGAGGTACTGGTGGAAGGAGGCTCGGCCTCGCTTCCACGCCGAGCGACGCTATCTGAACGGCCAGCTTCTCGAAGGCCCCGTATTACTGGAGGCCCTCACGCACGGCCCCATGCGGCGCCGGCACGTGCTGGCGCGGGAGTTGGCCATTCGCGGCAAGGGCCAGCACCGCATTCCCACCCGGGCCTTCTCCCCGCGCCAGAGGGCGGCGCTGGCCCAGGCCCGCGTGGCCTGCGAGCAACTGAGACTCTTCCCCCTGGAGCGCACGCTGCGCTGA
- a CDS encoding serine/threonine-protein kinase — MPTHPSQLRSHLITEEERARAHPERRPTLFQVADTRYVYVRTLDTRPNGEVLMLAERQERHGLSGPVLIRRVRSPATFERRQRLVEEVQLAYRLNHAAIARVHLFTVQSGKPYVIMEYVDGPTLDAVLSLMALRRQPVSTAFALYVGAEVADALAYAHRLEDDQGARLGLVHRDVSPRNVSVGLGGEVKLTHFGAAYTHLAGREETRGGLRKGDAAYTSPEYLSCLPLTPAADLFSLGLVLLELATGRHLFHDALETPAKPPPSRHRAPVEEEPSLPLTHLMMLMDAFTPDDVEEATSGLPEGFRAVLGKALRKPAAERYATAEDMRDALRECLVQAQESIGGRPYGRKEAAEELARLITDASQHRDEAEPGDERFFSSKLEAHELGAARFGETTEP, encoded by the coding sequence GTGCCCACCCACCCCTCGCAGCTCCGCTCGCACCTGATTACCGAGGAGGAGCGGGCACGCGCGCATCCCGAGCGACGGCCGACCCTCTTCCAGGTCGCGGACACGCGGTACGTCTATGTCCGCACCCTGGACACCCGCCCCAACGGCGAGGTCCTCATGCTGGCCGAGCGGCAGGAGCGCCACGGCCTGAGCGGCCCCGTCCTCATCCGGCGCGTGCGCTCGCCCGCCACGTTCGAGCGCAGACAGCGGCTGGTCGAGGAGGTCCAACTGGCCTACCGGCTGAACCACGCGGCCATCGCCAGGGTCCACCTGTTCACCGTCCAGTCAGGCAAACCCTACGTCATCATGGAGTACGTGGACGGCCCCACCCTGGATGCCGTGCTGAGCTTGATGGCCCTGCGGCGCCAGCCGGTCTCCACCGCCTTCGCCCTGTACGTAGGGGCGGAGGTCGCCGACGCATTGGCCTACGCGCACAGACTGGAGGATGACCAGGGGGCGCGGCTGGGGCTGGTGCACCGGGACGTGAGCCCACGCAACGTGAGCGTGGGGTTGGGTGGGGAGGTGAAGCTGACGCACTTCGGCGCGGCCTATACCCATCTGGCCGGGCGCGAGGAGACCCGGGGTGGCCTGCGCAAGGGAGATGCCGCCTACACTTCTCCGGAGTACCTGAGCTGCCTGCCCCTCACGCCCGCGGCGGACCTCTTCTCACTGGGGCTCGTCCTGCTTGAGCTGGCCACCGGGCGCCACCTCTTCCATGACGCCCTGGAGACGCCGGCAAAGCCGCCTCCCTCGCGGCACCGGGCCCCCGTGGAGGAGGAACCCTCGCTGCCGCTCACACACCTGATGATGCTGATGGACGCCTTCACGCCAGACGACGTGGAGGAGGCAACCAGCGGGCTGCCCGAGGGGTTCCGGGCCGTGCTGGGGAAGGCCCTCCGCAAACCCGCCGCTGAGCGCTACGCCACGGCGGAGGACATGCGCGACGCGCTGCGGGAGTGCCTCGTCCAGGCCCAGGAGTCCATTGGCGGCCGCCCCTATGGCCGAAAGGAAGCCGCCGAGGAGCTCGCGCGCCTCATCACCGACGCCAGCCAGCACCGCGACGAGGCGGAGCCCGGTGACGAGCGGTTCTTCTCCTCGAAGCTGGAGGCGCATGAGCTCGGAGCGGCCCGCTTCGGTGAGACGACCGAGCCCTGA
- a CDS encoding DUF2381 family protein, with protein MNASAAVLLVHSLLTTQTAAPPLSTAAPWAPAARRLTVGLQAPRFAAQPLEVRISPGVGTLLLFDTPVARAELENEQRFTRVRLAGDTLTLMPSASVEDSEALRLTVHFADGAAPASATFRLVPHPTLADRQVEIHRHARSADSLHAELLEKEGEVRRLREELVRMEAARSLPDGLTGMLAIRHLDKNGVRARWNDEHLLRHPRNTLKVRTATTYRAAARVAVAVECEELRGGAPWEARGATLVPREGAALRVLRVWQEAPTAAGIPGQFIVEAEATDTMSPGPYTLTVWAEGDKRSVILGNVMFP; from the coding sequence ATGAATGCCTCCGCGGCGGTCCTGCTCGTTCACTCACTCCTCACGACCCAAACCGCCGCGCCCCCGCTGTCCACTGCCGCCCCATGGGCACCGGCAGCGCGGCGCCTCACGGTGGGCCTCCAAGCCCCTCGGTTCGCCGCGCAGCCCCTGGAAGTGCGCATCAGCCCAGGAGTGGGCACGCTGCTGCTCTTCGACACGCCCGTGGCCCGCGCGGAGTTGGAGAACGAGCAGCGCTTCACCCGCGTGCGGTTGGCGGGTGACACCCTGACGCTGATGCCCTCCGCGAGCGTGGAGGACAGCGAGGCGCTGCGGCTGACCGTCCACTTCGCGGATGGCGCCGCGCCCGCGAGCGCGACCTTCCGGTTGGTGCCCCACCCCACCCTGGCCGACCGTCAGGTGGAAATCCACCGACACGCCCGAAGCGCGGACTCACTCCACGCCGAGTTGCTGGAGAAGGAGGGGGAGGTGCGCCGCCTGCGAGAAGAACTGGTACGAATGGAGGCTGCCCGGAGCCTGCCAGATGGCCTCACCGGCATGCTGGCCATCAGGCATCTGGACAAGAATGGCGTGCGGGCGCGTTGGAATGATGAACACCTCCTGCGCCATCCGCGCAACACGCTCAAGGTCAGGACCGCGACGACCTACCGTGCCGCTGCCCGGGTGGCGGTGGCCGTCGAGTGTGAGGAACTGCGGGGGGGCGCGCCATGGGAGGCCCGGGGCGCAACCTTGGTTCCCCGCGAGGGGGCCGCGCTCCGCGTGCTCCGTGTGTGGCAGGAGGCGCCCACCGCCGCGGGCATACCAGGCCAATTCATCGTGGAGGCGGAGGCCACGGACACCATGAGCCCGGGCCCCTACACGCTGACGGTCTGGGCGGAGGGCGACAAGCGCTCCGTCATTCTGGGTAACGTGATGTTTCCGTGA
- a CDS encoding MxcI protein, with product MKRLFNRSSSRLSAAALALSLLGGCDDSGDDSTGSLYAITTQDLNADPAVSYVVVTRDAERSAELSLDGAIPVTGRALGVGVRKSGHVYVVSDDSPTVTRYSLTEAGGLEQTGTVSFASLGVMSLGEYQANFQFVSDTKAYFFDGITAQVVIWNPTAMSVTGSIPLGELEIEGTEMAFSGSVLSHDGQLIVPVGWRPAVGVGITQQAGVVSVDTATDTATIATDPRCGYTHDPVLGPDGKVYLATEAYGAAVRRTQGDEVPEPCLLRFDPRTRTFDADFYRPLSALAGGGTAGSLVPGPSGTAYLRVLDEGVAPVLEGTHPRGVASGAGWQWWQLDLSTLAATHATQFPATSGSSFLFHTESQTLYTEFGAGSATTTLHVLGDHGRSTLTTRGLSFSLVQLR from the coding sequence ATGAAGCGTTTGTTCAACCGTTCGTCCTCGCGACTCTCCGCCGCGGCGCTCGCGCTGTCCCTGCTGGGAGGCTGTGACGACTCGGGCGATGACTCCACCGGGTCGCTGTATGCCATCACCACGCAGGACCTGAACGCCGACCCGGCGGTGAGCTACGTGGTGGTGACGCGGGACGCGGAGCGGAGCGCGGAGCTGTCGCTGGACGGCGCCATCCCCGTGACGGGCCGCGCGCTGGGCGTGGGCGTCCGCAAGTCGGGCCACGTCTACGTGGTGTCGGACGACAGCCCCACCGTGACGCGCTACTCGCTCACCGAGGCGGGCGGCCTGGAGCAGACGGGCACGGTGAGCTTCGCCAGCCTGGGGGTCATGTCGCTGGGCGAGTACCAGGCGAACTTCCAGTTCGTGTCGGACACGAAGGCGTACTTCTTCGACGGCATCACCGCGCAGGTCGTCATCTGGAACCCCACGGCAATGAGCGTCACCGGCAGCATCCCGCTGGGTGAGCTGGAAATCGAGGGCACGGAGATGGCCTTCTCGGGCTCGGTGCTCTCGCACGACGGGCAGCTCATCGTCCCGGTGGGCTGGCGCCCCGCGGTGGGCGTGGGCATCACCCAGCAGGCGGGCGTGGTCAGCGTGGACACGGCGACGGACACGGCGACCATCGCCACGGACCCGCGCTGCGGCTACACGCATGACCCGGTGCTCGGCCCCGACGGCAAGGTGTACCTCGCGACGGAGGCCTATGGCGCGGCCGTGCGCCGGACGCAGGGCGACGAGGTGCCGGAGCCGTGCCTGCTCCGCTTCGACCCGCGGACGCGCACGTTCGACGCGGACTTCTACCGCCCCCTGTCGGCGCTCGCGGGCGGCGGCACCGCGGGCTCGCTCGTCCCCGGCCCGTCGGGCACGGCGTACCTGCGCGTGCTGGATGAGGGCGTCGCCCCGGTGCTGGAGGGCACGCACCCCCGCGGCGTCGCGAGCGGCGCGGGCTGGCAGTGGTGGCAGCTCGACCTGTCCACGCTGGCGGCGACGCACGCCACCCAGTTCCCGGCCACCTCGGGCAGCAGCTTCCTCTTCCACACCGAGAGCCAGACGCTCTACACGGAGTTCGGCGCGGGCTCCGCGACCACGACGCTGCACGTGCTGGGTGACCACGGCCGGTCCACGCTGACGACGCGGGGCCTGTCCTTCTCGCTGGTCCAGCTCCGCTAG
- a CDS encoding DUF2169 family type VI secretion system accessory protein: MQISENSTGMSAGLTVATDAQAREQCVVAVKGTFLMDGRGEPQLAEVQRPLAYSDEHHGAPETTSLLWENDFALTKPLVDLLVQGHAVAPHGRATEAMLVRVEMPGRHKDLRVMGDRYWEKGLTGVKPTPPKPFVRMPLRYELAFGGVDTSHPEPKHHGAELRNPVGRGFRQNPRAADAVGTPLPNLEHPRHVLDRWEGKTVPVGLGPVSRGWQPRLAHAGTYDERWLAEDYPFLPRDFNPRYFQCAPEDQQLPALRGGEVFRCLGMAESGPWTVTLPRRQVPVAFRFRESDVRAEARLDTVLLDADAREVVVTWRASVPLGKKLSQLREVLVGLPRPSVKEGPVRYLRGKPYFRGLGALVSWRQRTRRPGGPS, from the coding sequence ATGCAAATCAGCGAGAACAGCACGGGCATGTCCGCGGGCCTCACCGTGGCGACGGACGCCCAGGCGCGCGAGCAGTGCGTCGTCGCCGTCAAGGGCACCTTCCTCATGGACGGCCGCGGCGAGCCCCAACTGGCGGAAGTGCAACGTCCACTGGCGTACTCGGACGAGCACCATGGGGCCCCCGAAACGACGAGCCTCCTCTGGGAGAATGACTTCGCGTTGACGAAGCCCCTGGTGGACCTCCTCGTGCAGGGCCATGCCGTCGCACCGCACGGGCGCGCGACGGAGGCGATGTTGGTGCGCGTGGAGATGCCGGGCCGGCACAAGGACCTCCGCGTCATGGGGGACCGCTACTGGGAAAAGGGGTTGACGGGCGTGAAGCCAACGCCGCCCAAGCCCTTCGTCCGCATGCCCCTTCGCTATGAGCTCGCCTTCGGTGGAGTGGACACCTCCCACCCGGAGCCGAAGCACCACGGCGCGGAGTTGCGCAACCCAGTGGGCAGAGGCTTCCGTCAGAACCCGCGCGCCGCGGATGCGGTGGGGACGCCGCTGCCCAACCTGGAGCACCCCCGGCACGTCCTCGACAGGTGGGAGGGGAAGACGGTGCCGGTGGGCCTGGGGCCCGTGAGCCGTGGCTGGCAGCCGCGCCTGGCCCACGCCGGCACGTACGACGAGCGCTGGCTGGCGGAGGACTACCCCTTCCTTCCCCGGGACTTCAACCCGCGCTACTTCCAGTGCGCGCCCGAGGACCAGCAACTGCCAGCCTTGCGCGGGGGTGAGGTGTTCCGGTGCCTGGGCATGGCCGAATCCGGCCCCTGGACGGTGACGCTGCCGCGCCGCCAGGTGCCTGTGGCCTTCCGCTTCCGCGAGTCCGACGTCCGCGCGGAGGCGCGCCTGGACACGGTGCTGCTCGACGCGGATGCCCGCGAAGTGGTGGTGACGTGGCGGGCCTCCGTGCCGCTGGGAAAGAAGCTCTCCCAACTTCGCGAGGTGCTGGTGGGCCTGCCACGCCCCAGCGTGAAGGAGGGGCCGGTGAGATACCTGCGCGGCAAGCCCTACTTCCGAGGACTGGGGGCACTGGTTTCCTGGAGGCAGCGCACGCGGCGGCCGGGAGGGCCGTCATGA
- a CDS encoding serine/threonine protein kinase encodes MMARRLRGDVAIGTQVGGFVVEALLGMGGCGAVFRARRGDARFALKLQSLAALGGWAHREVDILRRLDHPNVVRFHACGLWRDTAPEWFYLAMELVEGRPLNQWVDEENPSPRQAAALALGLARGLAAAHAAGVLHRDLKESNIMVRDATGAPVLVDFGVGSYPGAPRLTWGVLPPGTPQYRSPEALAFRKSHADVEGAHYAPTAADDLYALGVVLYWVLTGHAPFPAPGTPSEVEHVISQPPEAPRAVNPRVPDALDAVCSRLLEKQPTARFPSAAALAEALELALAAADGEWDRPLCASWEEAPAPAVPPPPQGGLEAWLHQGEPALSPPRRGRRPGRARPSAGGGRASPGDAREEVAPRPGGARISLRTPRGWRPAALALTVGLLTALTLAWALTRREGARPVGRERPEMASTHASPEAVRAAAPPTSAAHLPATAAAPMARAPKEASPVKKPDLAPSSPPPSQPSRSVGSLARRAAITAATCTALACQSGPEVRPAPPSEPCPEGAVQAMEARGLRIGELGSVHFARGEPKNVTVREGWVRLRVGATPYPLAGATLSGRLIVSERVYGRFTEAEMNGERFPVCIELLYPGDDLRGHPRVAGNHFPAEPIIRSASGLRLVRRFE; translated from the coding sequence ATGATGGCCCGGCGCCTTCGAGGGGACGTGGCCATCGGCACCCAGGTGGGTGGCTTCGTCGTGGAGGCCTTGCTTGGGATGGGAGGCTGCGGCGCCGTCTTCCGGGCCCGGCGGGGCGACGCGCGCTTCGCGTTGAAGCTCCAGTCGCTCGCCGCGCTGGGCGGCTGGGCCCACCGGGAGGTCGACATCCTCCGGCGGCTGGACCACCCCAACGTCGTGCGCTTCCACGCGTGCGGCCTGTGGCGGGACACCGCCCCCGAGTGGTTCTACCTGGCCATGGAGCTGGTGGAGGGGCGGCCCCTGAACCAGTGGGTGGACGAGGAGAACCCCAGTCCTCGGCAGGCGGCGGCGCTGGCGCTGGGGCTGGCCCGGGGGCTCGCGGCGGCGCACGCGGCGGGCGTCCTCCACCGGGACCTCAAGGAGTCCAACATCATGGTGCGCGACGCCACCGGGGCGCCCGTGCTCGTGGACTTCGGCGTGGGCTCCTACCCCGGCGCGCCCCGCCTCACCTGGGGGGTGCTCCCGCCCGGCACGCCGCAGTACCGCAGCCCGGAGGCGCTGGCCTTCCGCAAATCACACGCGGACGTGGAGGGGGCGCACTACGCGCCCACCGCCGCGGATGACCTGTACGCGCTGGGCGTGGTCCTCTACTGGGTGCTGACGGGCCACGCCCCCTTCCCCGCCCCCGGGACTCCCTCGGAGGTGGAGCACGTCATCTCCCAGCCTCCTGAAGCGCCTCGCGCCGTGAACCCGAGGGTGCCGGACGCGCTGGACGCGGTGTGCTCGCGGCTGCTGGAGAAGCAGCCCACGGCGCGCTTCCCCAGCGCCGCCGCCCTGGCCGAGGCCCTGGAGCTGGCGCTGGCCGCCGCGGACGGCGAGTGGGACAGGCCGCTGTGCGCGTCGTGGGAGGAGGCGCCCGCGCCCGCCGTGCCGCCTCCGCCCCAGGGTGGGCTGGAGGCCTGGCTGCACCAGGGTGAGCCCGCCTTGTCTCCGCCCAGGCGTGGCAGACGACCGGGGCGCGCCCGGCCCTCCGCCGGGGGTGGCCGCGCGAGTCCAGGGGACGCACGGGAGGAGGTGGCGCCACGTCCGGGGGGCGCGCGGATTTCGCTGAGAACCCCTCGCGGCTGGAGGCCCGCCGCGCTGGCGCTGACAGTGGGCCTCCTGACCGCGCTGACGCTCGCATGGGCGCTCACGCGACGCGAAGGCGCGCGGCCAGTGGGCAGGGAGCGCCCAGAAATGGCGTCAACCCATGCCTCACCGGAAGCTGTCCGAGCCGCGGCCCCGCCCACATCGGCGGCCCATCTCCCCGCGACCGCTGCCGCTCCCATGGCGCGCGCCCCGAAGGAAGCCTCACCCGTGAAGAAGCCAGACCTCGCTCCCTCCTCTCCGCCCCCGTCACAGCCATCACGCTCGGTGGGCTCGCTGGCCCGGCGCGCCGCCATCACGGCCGCCACATGCACCGCGTTGGCCTGCCAGAGTGGGCCCGAGGTGCGCCCCGCGCCCCCCTCCGAGCCGTGCCCGGAGGGCGCGGTGCAAGCCATGGAGGCGCGAGGTCTCCGCATCGGTGAGCTGGGCAGCGTGCACTTCGCCCGTGGGGAGCCGAAGAACGTCACCGTGCGCGAGGGATGGGTCCGACTCCGCGTCGGGGCCACACCCTATCCCCTGGCGGGTGCGACCCTGAGCGGACGACTCATCGTGAGTGAGCGGGTCTACGGCCGCTTCACGGAGGCAGAGATGAATGGCGAGCGCTTCCCCGTGTGCATCGAGCTGCTCTATCCGGGCGACGACCTGCGCGGCCACCCTCGCGTGGCGGGAAACCATTTCCCCGCGGAGCCCATCATCCGCTCCGCCAGCGGATTGAGGCTGGTGAGGCGCTTCGAGTGA
- a CDS encoding DUF6484 domain-containing protein — protein MSRLLPLHVTSHEVALEPLWESRQGHIIGTDGEGRPVVDFDGNPVGPRVARKAVRMDAEGIKAAVESRQPVEIRFEEGDPRLPIIMALLPVAPRASRLDAIPGARIETAESPAHVIQGRDGLVLRCGDAAVTLLRNGKVSLQGTSVETSAEGAVRIKGMAVQVHTPGVPDARGGQAEAESHPAAGHRPSDDEADIQVIQGRERLVLRCGKARLTLLRSGRILLEGTCVETCAEGVVRLQGGSIQIN, from the coding sequence ATGAGTCGCCTGTTGCCTTTGCACGTCACCTCCCACGAGGTGGCGTTGGAACCTCTTTGGGAGAGCCGCCAGGGGCACATCATTGGGACGGACGGCGAAGGTCGGCCGGTGGTGGACTTCGACGGCAATCCGGTGGGCCCTCGCGTAGCACGCAAGGCCGTGCGGATGGACGCAGAGGGAATCAAGGCTGCCGTCGAGTCACGGCAACCAGTGGAGATCCGCTTCGAGGAGGGAGACCCGCGGCTCCCCATCATCATGGCGCTGCTGCCCGTTGCGCCGCGGGCCTCACGCCTGGATGCGATTCCGGGCGCGCGGATTGAGACCGCCGAGTCGCCCGCTCACGTCATTCAAGGCCGGGACGGGCTCGTGCTGCGCTGCGGGGACGCTGCCGTCACCCTGCTGCGCAACGGGAAGGTCTCCCTGCAGGGAACGTCCGTCGAGACCTCGGCGGAGGGCGCCGTGCGCATCAAGGGCATGGCGGTTCAGGTCCACACGCCGGGTGTGCCGGACGCCCGAGGGGGCCAGGCCGAAGCAGAAAGCCATCCTGCAGCGGGCCACCGCCCGAGCGACGATGAGGCAGACATCCAGGTCATCCAAGGCAGGGAGCGCCTCGTCCTGCGGTGTGGCAAGGCGCGCCTGACGCTCCTGCGCAGCGGGCGAATCCTGCTGGAGGGGACCTGCGTGGAGACGTGCGCCGAGGGCGTCGTCCGTCTCCAGGGCGGCTCCATCCAAATCAATTAG
- a CDS encoding helix-turn-helix domain-containing protein, whose translation MDEQLGMMVGKAAREARARLGLTQVEVAAMVDMHPMVYSRVERGKMVPSAGMLRRLSMVLRVSTDELLGLARPGKEARRDLEKEPPLLRRLVTLARELDEPQLEALITMARALGR comes from the coding sequence ATGGACGAGCAACTGGGCATGATGGTGGGCAAGGCGGCGCGCGAGGCGCGGGCACGTCTGGGATTGACCCAGGTGGAGGTGGCGGCCATGGTGGACATGCACCCCATGGTCTACAGCCGCGTGGAGCGGGGGAAGATGGTGCCCAGCGCGGGCATGCTGCGCCGCCTCAGCATGGTCCTCCGCGTCTCCACGGATGAGCTGTTGGGGCTGGCCCGGCCCGGCAAGGAGGCGCGGCGCGACCTGGAGAAGGAGCCGCCGCTGCTCCGCCGGCTGGTGACGCTGGCGCGCGAGCTGGACGAGCCGCAACTGGAGGCGCTCATCACGATGGCCCGCGCGCTGGGCAGATAG
- a CDS encoding MXAN_6652 family MXYO-CTERM-anchored protein, whose translation MRLPFRIAGVVVVSSLWSLPAFATSTGVTGQTGKDGPTCSTCHQGGELPTVAIEGPATLAPGATGQYTFIIRGGPARTGGVGIAVDSAAATLQPGANTKKLGVELTHTQPQPFTDNELRFNFSLVAPATDVTLTLFGAGNSANADFHTDGDRAATTKLSVKVGQGTPDAGPDEGDDEGGGCAAAGSAPLWALLVAASPVALPRRRRS comes from the coding sequence ATGCGTCTTCCGTTCCGCATCGCGGGCGTCGTCGTCGTGTCTTCGCTGTGGTCCCTGCCTGCCTTCGCCACCAGCACGGGTGTCACCGGGCAGACGGGCAAGGATGGCCCCACGTGCAGCACCTGCCACCAGGGTGGGGAACTGCCCACCGTCGCCATTGAAGGGCCCGCCACGCTCGCGCCGGGCGCCACCGGCCAGTACACCTTCATCATCCGAGGCGGCCCGGCCAGGACGGGCGGCGTGGGCATCGCCGTGGACAGCGCGGCGGCCACCCTCCAGCCCGGCGCGAACACGAAGAAGCTGGGCGTGGAGCTGACCCACACCCAGCCCCAGCCCTTCACGGACAACGAGCTGCGCTTCAACTTCAGCCTCGTCGCGCCCGCGACGGACGTCACCCTCACCCTCTTCGGCGCCGGCAACTCCGCCAACGCGGACTTCCACACCGACGGAGACCGCGCCGCCACCACGAAGCTGAGCGTGAAGGTGGGCCAGGGCACGCCCGACGCGGGCCCGGATGAGGGCGACGACGAAGGCGGAGGCTGCGCCGCCGCGGGCAGCGCGCCGCTGTGGGCGCTCCTGGTGGCCGCATCACCCGTGGCCCTGCCGCGCCGCCGCCGGAGCTGA
- a CDS encoding DUSAM domain-containing protein gives MTERPQWNSLRALSHRVLRNGEPLVLTEEVRSLLLKTAQEVAIRDADAALATDEGVLALMHEATRRITEGSNRLTDALHVMWQHQRVGDYDSARKLMRDVLAVEVVPYYRELAQGQLEDMDDEA, from the coding sequence ATGACCGAGCGCCCTCAATGGAATTCGCTCCGTGCCCTTTCCCACCGCGTGTTGCGGAACGGCGAGCCTCTCGTGCTCACAGAGGAAGTGCGCTCACTGCTGCTGAAGACCGCGCAAGAGGTCGCCATCCGCGATGCTGACGCTGCGTTGGCCACGGATGAGGGCGTCTTGGCGCTGATGCATGAGGCCACACGCCGCATCACGGAGGGCTCGAACAGGCTCACGGATGCGCTGCATGTGATGTGGCAGCACCAGCGTGTTGGCGATTACGACAGCGCGCGGAAGCTCATGCGTGACGTGTTGGCCGTCGAAGTCGTGCCGTACTACCGGGAGCTTGCACAAGGCCAACTCGAAGACATGGACGACGAGGCGTAG